One Brevibacillus choshinensis genomic window carries:
- a CDS encoding thiamine pyrophosphate-dependent dehydrogenase E1 component subunit alpha, whose amino-acid sequence MTTKRHEQVGLTDAQVLDMYYYMLLARKIDERQWLLNRAGKVPFVISCQGQEAAQVGAAFALETGKDYLCPYYRDLGLVLVFGQTARDCMLSAFAKVEDPNSGGRQMPGHFGGKKYNILTGSSPVTTQVPHAVGMALAGRMQQKDFVVYTSFGEGSSNQGDFHEGANFAGVHKLPVIFFCENNKYAISVPLKKQLACESVADRAIGYGFPGFSVDGNDPIEVYRVMKEAVERARRGDGPTLIEAVMYRLVPHSSDDDDRVYRTREEVEEAKKKDPLIVFAAYLREIGLLDENTEQDMLARVQLEVDEATEYAENAPYPTPESTMTHVYGE is encoded by the coding sequence ATGACAACCAAACGGCATGAACAAGTAGGTTTGACGGATGCGCAGGTACTTGACATGTACTATTACATGCTGCTTGCGCGTAAAATTGACGAGCGCCAATGGCTGTTGAATCGGGCGGGCAAGGTTCCGTTCGTCATTTCTTGCCAAGGGCAGGAGGCAGCTCAGGTCGGAGCGGCTTTTGCGCTGGAAACGGGGAAAGATTACTTGTGTCCGTATTATCGTGACCTCGGATTGGTGCTCGTATTCGGACAAACGGCGAGAGATTGCATGCTGTCCGCATTTGCGAAGGTAGAGGACCCGAATAGCGGCGGACGCCAGATGCCAGGCCACTTCGGCGGCAAAAAATACAACATCTTGACTGGCTCCAGTCCGGTGACGACACAAGTGCCGCATGCGGTAGGGATGGCGCTTGCGGGCAGAATGCAGCAAAAAGATTTCGTCGTGTACACTTCTTTCGGAGAAGGCTCCAGCAATCAAGGGGACTTCCATGAAGGGGCCAACTTTGCCGGTGTGCACAAGCTGCCTGTCATCTTCTTCTGTGAAAACAACAAGTATGCGATCTCTGTTCCGCTGAAAAAGCAGCTGGCGTGCGAGAGCGTGGCTGACCGTGCCATCGGCTATGGGTTCCCGGGTTTCAGCGTGGATGGAAATGACCCGATTGAGGTCTACCGCGTGATGAAGGAAGCGGTGGAGCGCGCGCGCAGAGGCGACGGCCCTACCTTGATCGAGGCGGTCATGTACCGATTGGTTCCACACTCCAGTGACGATGACGACCGTGTATACCGTACACGCGAGGAAGTGGAAGAGGCGAAAAAGAAGGATCCGCTGATCGTTTTCGCAGCATACCTGCGCGAAATCGGTTTGCTGGATGAAAATACGGAACAAGACATGCTGGCTCGCGTGCAGTTGGAAGTGGATGAGGCGACCGAATATGCGGAAAACGCGCCGTATCCGACGCCAGAATCCACAATGACACACGTATACGGGGAATAA
- a CDS encoding class I SAM-dependent methyltransferase, protein MGIDFHAEENQGAYIGRAADETWLQAMRSLVNPKGKKVMDIGCGGGIYCKAWVELGAESVIGADFSEVMLKAAWENCRGDERIKFIRRAAHATGLPAGSADIVFARALIHHLPELDPFFEEAFRLLSPGGILIVQDRTMKDVLMPASPSHFRGYFLEKFPQLLAKESRRRPEDESVRETMRKNGFVQVDTRALWEVRRTYEAWSELETDLLARTGRSILHELSDEELQQLVEHIGEKVSHQQNIEEQDHWTIWIGVKG, encoded by the coding sequence ATGGGGATTGATTTTCATGCGGAAGAAAATCAAGGCGCGTACATAGGAAGAGCAGCGGATGAAACCTGGCTCCAAGCTATGCGTTCCCTCGTCAATCCAAAAGGAAAAAAAGTAATGGACATCGGCTGTGGAGGAGGGATCTATTGCAAAGCGTGGGTAGAGCTGGGGGCTGAATCCGTGATCGGTGCGGATTTTTCCGAAGTCATGCTCAAGGCTGCGTGGGAAAATTGCCGGGGTGACGAGCGAATCAAGTTTATCCGCCGAGCAGCGCACGCTACCGGGCTGCCTGCGGGCAGTGCCGATATCGTCTTTGCACGTGCACTGATCCATCATCTGCCTGAGCTCGACCCATTTTTTGAAGAAGCTTTTCGCCTGCTGTCTCCAGGGGGGATCCTTATCGTGCAGGACCGTACCATGAAGGATGTTCTGATGCCGGCTTCCCCCAGCCACTTCAGAGGATATTTTCTGGAAAAATTCCCACAGCTGCTAGCCAAGGAATCGCGAAGAAGGCCAGAGGATGAGAGCGTGCGGGAAACGATGCGAAAAAACGGATTTGTCCAGGTTGACACCCGCGCCTTGTGGGAAGTCAGGCGCACCTATGAGGCGTGGTCCGAACTGGAAACCGATCTGCTGGCGAGGACAGGGCGCTCCATTTTGCATGAGCTGTCGGATGAAGAGCTGCAGCAGCTTGTGGAGCATATCGGAGAAAAGGTTTCCCATCAACAAAACATAGAGGAGCAAGATCACTGGACAATTTGGATAGGAGTGAAAGGTTGA
- the lpdA gene encoding dihydrolipoyl dehydrogenase yields MSQEFDLVVLGGGTGGYVAAIRASQLGMKVAIVEKEKLGGTCLHRGCIPSKALLRSAEVFATLKESDKYGVSAGVVGYDFAKIQERKQGIIEQLHKGIQYLMKKGSITVFEGFGRVMGPSIFSPQAGAVRIEKENGDQEMIVPRFLLLATGSRPRTLPGLTIDGSYVVTSDEALQWEQLPESVVIVGGGVIGIEWASMLNDFGVDVTVVEYADRILPMEDEEVSKEMARLLKKRKVNIVTSAKVLPESLEKGEGRVMIQAETAGGVLSFEAQKVLVSVGRQANVENLGLEATEIKVERGVVVVNEHFQTAESHIYAIGDVIGGLQLAHVASHEGILAVEHMAGLQPHAMDYTKVPKCTYSRPEVANVGLTEKEAKDQGFDVKVGKFSFKPLGKAIIYGENDGFVKVVVDAKTNDLLGVHMIGPHVTDMISEAGLARVLDATPWEIGTTIHPHPTLSEALMEAALAADGKAIHN; encoded by the coding sequence ATGTCTCAAGAGTTTGATCTGGTCGTTTTGGGCGGAGGGACTGGAGGATACGTGGCGGCGATTCGCGCCTCCCAGCTCGGGATGAAAGTGGCAATCGTCGAAAAGGAAAAGCTCGGCGGAACCTGCTTGCATCGCGGCTGCATTCCTTCCAAAGCGCTTTTGCGAAGTGCAGAGGTCTTTGCCACGCTCAAAGAAAGCGACAAATACGGGGTGTCTGCGGGCGTTGTCGGCTACGATTTTGCCAAAATTCAGGAGCGCAAGCAAGGGATCATTGAACAGCTGCACAAAGGAATCCAGTACCTGATGAAAAAAGGCAGCATCACGGTGTTTGAAGGCTTTGGGCGTGTCATGGGTCCTTCCATCTTTTCACCGCAAGCTGGCGCAGTGCGTATTGAAAAGGAAAACGGTGATCAAGAGATGATCGTCCCTCGCTTTCTTTTGCTTGCAACGGGTTCCCGCCCGCGCACGCTGCCGGGGCTCACAATCGACGGCTCTTACGTGGTGACCAGCGATGAAGCCCTGCAATGGGAACAGCTGCCTGAGTCAGTCGTGATCGTAGGAGGTGGCGTGATCGGCATCGAGTGGGCCTCTATGCTGAATGACTTTGGCGTAGACGTTACGGTAGTTGAGTACGCGGATCGCATCCTGCCGATGGAAGATGAAGAAGTGAGCAAAGAGATGGCTCGCCTATTGAAAAAGCGAAAAGTCAACATCGTAACTTCTGCCAAAGTGCTGCCTGAATCTCTGGAAAAAGGAGAAGGGCGCGTCATGATCCAGGCAGAGACGGCTGGCGGCGTGCTTTCCTTTGAAGCGCAAAAAGTTCTGGTTTCCGTAGGACGACAAGCCAATGTGGAAAACCTGGGATTGGAAGCCACTGAAATCAAGGTGGAACGCGGTGTAGTTGTCGTCAACGAGCACTTTCAAACCGCTGAATCACATATCTACGCCATCGGAGATGTCATCGGCGGGCTTCAGCTCGCACACGTGGCATCCCATGAAGGCATTTTGGCTGTGGAGCACATGGCGGGGCTGCAACCTCATGCCATGGACTACACGAAAGTTCCGAAATGCACCTACAGCCGTCCGGAAGTGGCGAATGTCGGCTTGACAGAAAAAGAAGCGAAGGATCAGGGCTTTGACGTGAAGGTAGGCAAATTCAGTTTCAAACCGTTGGGGAAAGCGATCATTTACGGAGAAAACGATGGATTTGTCAAGGTGGTCGTGGATGCCAAAACGAATGATCTGCTTGGGGTCCACATGATCGGACCGCACGTGACGGACATGATTTCGGAAGCGGGTCTCGCTCGTGTACTGGATGCTACTCCTTGGGAGATCGGTACGACGATCCATCCGCATCCGACACTGTCAGAAGCGTTGATGGAAGCAGCATTGGCGGCTGACGGCAAAGCCATTCACAATTAG
- a CDS encoding DUF2759 family protein: MKVILFDFLMFIFTFFIAWGCVSSFKAKNKFAIGFGIISLLVFLFADGLIIYYATKATA, from the coding sequence ATGAAAGTGATTCTGTTTGATTTCCTCATGTTTATTTTCACGTTTTTTATCGCTTGGGGCTGTGTGAGCTCTTTCAAAGCGAAAAACAAGTTTGCAATCGGTTTCGGGATTATCTCTTTGCTGGTATTCCTTTTTGCCGATGGACTGATCATTTACTACGCAACCAAAGCGACTGCGTAG
- a CDS encoding VOC family protein has product MGNAFEWMGIDHVQLAAPAGCEEEARRFFGDLLGMTEVPKPEKLKVRGGVWFQCGPQMIHIGVEAAFQPAKKAHPAFLVHQIEGLMKHLEEKGVAIRIDEEIPGLIRFFAEDPFGNRLEFMEAK; this is encoded by the coding sequence ATGGGTAACGCATTTGAATGGATGGGCATTGATCACGTGCAACTGGCGGCTCCAGCTGGCTGCGAGGAAGAAGCACGACGATTTTTTGGGGATTTGCTCGGAATGACAGAGGTCCCTAAACCGGAAAAACTGAAAGTGCGCGGGGGCGTGTGGTTTCAATGCGGCCCGCAGATGATTCACATTGGCGTAGAAGCAGCCTTTCAGCCAGCTAAAAAGGCTCATCCAGCTTTCTTGGTTCACCAGATTGAGGGATTGATGAAACACCTGGAGGAGAAGGGAGTCGCGATCCGAATCGACGAAGAAATCCCAGGCTTGATCCGCTTTTTCGCAGAGGATCCGTTTGGCAACCGATTGGAATTTATGGAGGCGAAGTGA
- the steA gene encoding putative cytokinetic ring protein SteA, whose protein sequence is MADHKTKLLCKRLHSDHIALIDHPDVDEMAARSLQDAGVSVVINLSPYMTGKYPAEGARKLLQDGIKLFEVPLRLYDVTLIEQLDGCQARIEDDQLIIHAGQGECQSIPLEAVTEEHIQAKWLEANRSLDETLSRFIDNTLQYAGREKDLFLKPLCRLPLRTRMDDRHVVVVVRGKHYREDLQTLHAYIREYRPVLIGVDGGADALMQAGYIPDLIVGDMDSVSDKALLCGAEIVVHAFADGRAPGQCRVQELGVPYHLLPAPGTSEDVAMLLAYEEQAELIVTIGTHTNMIDFLEKGRKGMASTLIVRTKIGTKLIDAKGVNQLYQPRWSWKLWGWCLAAMLTPVGAALVINPVARHAAQMLWTQWRTWAY, encoded by the coding sequence ATGGCGGATCACAAGACCAAATTGCTCTGCAAACGGCTTCACTCCGACCATATTGCGCTCATCGATCATCCCGATGTCGATGAGATGGCTGCTAGATCGTTGCAGGATGCGGGCGTATCAGTCGTCATTAATCTCTCACCCTATATGACGGGTAAATATCCGGCAGAAGGGGCGCGCAAACTTTTACAGGACGGGATCAAGCTCTTCGAAGTCCCGCTAAGGCTCTATGACGTTACACTGATTGAACAACTCGATGGCTGCCAGGCCAGGATTGAAGACGATCAGCTGATCATTCACGCTGGGCAGGGAGAATGCCAAAGCATTCCCCTTGAGGCAGTCACCGAAGAACATATACAGGCCAAGTGGCTGGAGGCCAACCGATCTCTCGACGAGACGCTCTCACGCTTTATCGATAATACCCTTCAGTATGCCGGACGCGAGAAGGATCTTTTTTTAAAGCCGCTCTGCCGCCTTCCCTTGCGCACCCGCATGGATGATCGGCATGTCGTGGTTGTCGTCCGCGGGAAGCATTATCGCGAAGATTTACAGACATTGCATGCGTACATACGCGAGTACCGCCCTGTACTGATAGGGGTGGATGGCGGAGCGGATGCCCTCATGCAAGCGGGGTATATCCCTGATTTAATCGTCGGAGACATGGACAGCGTTTCTGACAAGGCCTTGCTATGTGGTGCGGAGATTGTCGTCCACGCCTTTGCGGATGGGCGAGCCCCCGGGCAATGCAGGGTGCAGGAGCTCGGCGTACCTTATCATCTTCTCCCTGCCCCAGGGACCAGTGAAGATGTCGCGATGCTGCTGGCCTATGAAGAACAAGCCGAGCTGATTGTCACGATCGGCACGCACACCAATATGATCGATTTTCTGGAAAAAGGGCGAAAAGGGATGGCGAGCACGCTGATAGTCCGAACCAAAATCGGCACAAAGCTGATCGATGCCAAAGGAGTCAACCAGCTATATCAACCACGCTGGTCGTGGAAGCTATGGGGCTGGTGCCTGGCCGCCATGCTGACTCCTGTGGGAGCTGCGCTGGTGATCAATCCCGTAGCCCGTCATGCTGCCCAAATGCTGTGGACGCAATGGCGTACTTGGGCCTATTAG
- a CDS encoding alpha-ketoacid dehydrogenase subunit beta produces the protein MAVISFIDAITMAMREEMRRDRSVFVLGEDVGVRGGVFRATVGLIEEFGEERVIDTPLAESAIVGVGIGAAAYGMRPIAEIQFADFIMPAVNQIVSEAAKMRYRSNNDWNCPITIRAPFGGGVHGALYHSQSVEAMFTNIPGLKVVAPSTPYDAKGLLKAAIRDEDPVLFFEHKRCYRLIKGEVPDHDYVLPIGKADVKREGTDITVISYGLALHFCLQAAEKLAQEGISAHVLDLRTLYPLDKEAIVEAASKTGKVLIVHEDNKEGGVGGEVAAIVAEQCLFDLDAPIKRLCGPDVPAMPYSPPMEKFFMLNPDKVLEAMRELANF, from the coding sequence ATGGCGGTCATTTCGTTTATTGATGCGATTACGATGGCGATGCGTGAAGAGATGCGTCGCGATCGGAGTGTATTTGTCCTCGGGGAAGACGTCGGAGTGCGCGGTGGGGTTTTCCGTGCCACCGTGGGTTTGATTGAAGAGTTTGGCGAAGAACGCGTGATTGATACACCACTGGCTGAATCCGCGATCGTCGGTGTCGGGATTGGGGCAGCGGCGTACGGCATGCGCCCCATTGCGGAAATTCAGTTTGCCGATTTTATCATGCCTGCTGTCAACCAGATCGTCAGCGAGGCTGCAAAAATGCGCTACCGCTCCAACAACGACTGGAATTGCCCGATCACGATTCGCGCACCATTCGGAGGAGGCGTCCACGGAGCGCTCTATCACTCGCAGTCCGTGGAAGCGATGTTTACCAACATTCCTGGCCTCAAGGTCGTGGCACCTTCCACTCCTTACGATGCGAAAGGCTTGCTCAAGGCTGCCATTCGCGACGAAGATCCAGTCTTGTTCTTCGAGCACAAGCGCTGCTACCGTCTGATCAAAGGGGAAGTGCCTGATCATGACTACGTGCTGCCGATCGGAAAGGCGGATGTCAAGCGCGAGGGAACGGATATCACTGTGATTTCGTACGGATTGGCCCTGCACTTTTGTCTCCAGGCGGCAGAAAAGCTGGCGCAAGAAGGCATCAGTGCCCACGTGCTTGATTTGCGCACCCTCTATCCATTGGATAAAGAGGCGATTGTAGAGGCGGCGTCCAAGACAGGGAAAGTATTGATCGTGCATGAAGACAACAAAGAAGGCGGAGTCGGCGGAGAAGTGGCAGCCATCGTCGCTGAGCAGTGCCTGTTCGATCTCGATGCTCCGATTAAACGTCTGTGTGGTCCTGATGTACCGGCTATGCCGTACAGCCCGCCGATGGAAAAATTCTTTATGCTGAACCCGGATAAAGTATTGGAAGCAATGCGGGAATTGGCCAACTTTTAA
- a CDS encoding glycosyltransferase family 2 protein, protein MKKVSVVIPAYNEGDAIGATLRAIRERFFCQELIVVDDGSVDGTGELAKKWADLVVRFPVNRGKGTALQTGWQLAKGDVVMLLDGDLRESAAEAAHLLSPVLKDECDMAVAVLPPPRLQAGMGLAKGLAHHGIRMLTGFEAAAPLSGQRAIRREILQQMGKLDKGFGVEVGLTVDALRAGYRVQEIPVSFSHRETGNDWPGYCHRGKEFVAISRTLCRKWWEGNRWSRNG, encoded by the coding sequence ATGAAAAAAGTTAGTGTGGTCATCCCGGCCTACAACGAAGGTGATGCAATCGGGGCTACACTGCGTGCCATACGGGAACGATTTTTTTGTCAGGAGCTCATTGTTGTCGATGATGGGAGTGTGGATGGGACGGGAGAGTTGGCCAAGAAATGGGCTGACCTCGTAGTGCGTTTTCCGGTAAACCGCGGGAAAGGAACGGCTTTGCAAACAGGCTGGCAGCTGGCAAAAGGCGATGTGGTCATGCTCTTGGACGGAGACCTGCGTGAGAGTGCAGCCGAGGCCGCTCACTTGCTGTCGCCTGTGCTAAAGGATGAGTGCGATATGGCTGTAGCTGTCCTCCCGCCTCCTCGGTTACAAGCAGGAATGGGGCTGGCAAAGGGACTTGCTCATCACGGCATCCGCATGCTGACCGGATTTGAGGCGGCTGCTCCTTTGTCGGGTCAGCGAGCCATTCGCAGAGAAATCCTTCAGCAGATGGGCAAGCTCGATAAAGGCTTTGGAGTTGAGGTGGGCCTGACTGTCGATGCTCTCCGAGCCGGGTACCGCGTTCAGGAGATACCCGTGTCATTTTCGCATCGCGAGACGGGAAACGACTGGCCAGGCTACTGTCATCGCGGAAAGGAATTCGTCGCGATCAGCCGTACGCTGTGCCGGAAATGGTGGGAGGGAAATCGATGGAGCCGCAATGGCTAG
- a CDS encoding DUF2627 domain-containing protein: MVVQKVIALLIMVIPAAIAMYGIKLIRDAFFYSISSEIGFLWGKLVLGILCFAIPVLFIAGFILHHERKKNRVQPRFMIPETDEDE; encoded by the coding sequence TTGGTTGTACAGAAAGTCATCGCCCTTCTGATCATGGTGATTCCAGCAGCCATCGCCATGTACGGCATTAAATTAATCCGAGATGCCTTCTTCTACTCCATATCCTCGGAGATCGGCTTTTTATGGGGAAAGCTCGTGCTCGGCATCCTCTGCTTTGCCATCCCCGTCCTTTTTATTGCAGGATTCATTTTGCATCATGAACGAAAAAAGAATCGGGTACAACCGCGATTCATGATTCCAGAGACAGACGAAGACGAGTAA
- a CDS encoding Glu/Leu/Phe/Val dehydrogenase produces MNIFDYMQKYDYEQLVFCQDENSGLKAIICIHDTTLGPALGGTRMWPYKTEEEAIIDVLRLGRGMTYKNAAAGLNIGGGKAVIIGDPRQHKSEELFRAFGRYIQGLNGRYITAEDVGTTVADMDMIHLETDYVTGVSPAFGSSGNPSPVTAYGVYRGMKAAAKLAYGSDDLSGRVVAVQGVGNVAYNLCRHLHEEGAHLIVTDINEENVNRAVNDFGAKAVGVNEIFGVDCDIFSPCALGAIINDDTIPLLKAKVIAGAANNQLKEDRHGDQIHGMGIIYAPDYVINAGGVINVADELQGYNRERALKKVETIYDNILKVFEIAERDGMASYQAADRMAEERIASVAKSRNTFLQNGKTVYQR; encoded by the coding sequence GTGAACATCTTTGACTACATGCAAAAGTACGATTACGAGCAATTGGTTTTTTGTCAGGACGAAAATTCCGGTTTGAAAGCCATTATTTGCATTCATGATACGACATTGGGTCCAGCACTCGGCGGTACGCGGATGTGGCCGTACAAAACAGAAGAAGAGGCGATCATTGACGTTCTGCGCCTCGGACGCGGCATGACATACAAAAATGCAGCTGCTGGTCTGAACATCGGCGGAGGAAAAGCGGTCATCATCGGCGATCCTCGCCAGCATAAAAGCGAAGAGCTGTTCCGCGCGTTTGGCCGATACATCCAAGGCTTGAACGGACGCTACATCACGGCAGAAGACGTAGGTACCACTGTAGCGGATATGGACATGATCCATTTGGAAACCGATTATGTGACAGGGGTATCCCCTGCATTTGGCTCCAGCGGCAATCCATCGCCGGTGACCGCTTACGGTGTCTACCGCGGAATGAAAGCGGCTGCGAAGCTCGCTTACGGCAGTGATGACCTTTCCGGCCGCGTAGTAGCCGTACAGGGTGTGGGCAACGTGGCATACAATCTTTGCCGCCACCTGCATGAAGAAGGTGCGCATTTGATTGTGACTGACATCAACGAAGAAAACGTCAACCGCGCAGTCAATGATTTTGGCGCGAAAGCAGTTGGCGTGAATGAAATCTTCGGCGTGGATTGCGACATTTTCTCTCCATGCGCGTTGGGAGCGATCATCAACGATGACACGATCCCGCTGTTGAAAGCGAAAGTCATTGCGGGTGCCGCTAACAATCAGCTGAAAGAAGATAGACACGGCGATCAAATTCATGGCATGGGCATCATCTACGCACCTGACTATGTCATCAACGCGGGTGGCGTGATCAACGTAGCAGACGAGCTGCAAGGCTACAATCGCGAACGCGCCCTGAAAAAAGTAGAGACCATTTACGACAATATCCTGAAAGTGTTTGAAATCGCTGAGCGCGACGGAATGGCTTCTTATCAGGCTGCTGACCGCATGGCAGAAGAGAGAATTGCCAGCGTTGCGAAATCACGTAATACTTTCCTGCAAAACGGCAAGACTGTTTACCAGCGCTAA
- a CDS encoding sigma 54-interacting transcriptional regulator gives MHKLLIVGAGRGGTALLRMLNQMERIEIVAVVDHRTDAPGLELARSFGIKTDTDYRPYLNDDLDVILEATGDLGEYKHLRHLKQDKTVLIPGTFTRIVMKLIRERDKLIAVMTQNERERETMLDSTHDAIIGVNRRGIITLFNKAAERLMGIDASKVLDTKVTERIPNTRLHIVLETGTPELNQEQILPNQTRIITNRVPVRNERGEVVGAVAIFRDITEIMALAEEVTDLKELQSMLQAIIDSSDEAISVVDRNGNGLLINPAYTRLTGLTPDEIIGKPATVDISEGESMHMQVLRTKKPVRGVPMKLGLKRKDVVVNVAPVMVDGELKGSVGVIHDVSEFKRLTEELEKARRIIRTLEAKYSFADIIGYSEPMRAAMDQAQKAALTPATVLLRGESGTGKELFAHAIHNASERKYKQFIRVNCAAISESLLESELFGYEEGAFTGARRGGKRGLFEEASGGTIFLDEIGELSMSMQVMLLRVLQEREVVRVGGTKPIPIDVRIITATHVNLESAISAGKFREDLYYRLHVVPIQIPPLRQRLEDIKPLAMHLLRKYNLEYGRNVEEIDEQALQQLLSYHWPGNVRELENVLGRAMIHMRIYERTILPEHLPPLDRRLASTSSDPRKGTGASGKTLKEAVEEAERDHILRELAAASGNRTLAAKRLDISIRSLYYKLEKLGIVEDQS, from the coding sequence ATGCACAAGCTGCTCATCGTTGGTGCCGGACGTGGCGGAACAGCACTCCTGCGCATGCTGAACCAAATGGAGCGCATCGAGATCGTAGCCGTAGTAGATCACCGAACCGACGCCCCAGGTCTTGAACTGGCACGCTCATTCGGCATCAAGACCGATACCGATTATCGCCCTTATCTAAATGACGATCTGGATGTCATCCTGGAAGCGACAGGAGACTTGGGCGAGTATAAGCACTTGCGCCATTTGAAACAGGACAAGACCGTACTGATCCCAGGGACTTTTACCCGCATCGTGATGAAGCTGATCCGGGAGAGAGACAAGCTGATCGCAGTCATGACGCAAAATGAACGAGAGCGGGAAACCATGCTGGATTCCACTCACGATGCCATCATCGGGGTGAATCGGAGGGGCATCATCACCCTTTTCAACAAGGCAGCAGAGCGTTTGATGGGCATCGATGCCAGCAAAGTGTTGGATACGAAAGTAACGGAACGTATACCTAACACTCGGTTACATATCGTATTAGAGACGGGCACACCCGAATTGAATCAGGAGCAGATATTGCCCAATCAGACCCGCATCATTACCAATCGCGTCCCGGTTCGAAATGAGCGGGGAGAAGTGGTGGGCGCTGTCGCCATTTTCCGCGACATCACGGAGATCATGGCGCTCGCCGAGGAAGTGACAGACCTAAAAGAACTGCAGAGCATGCTGCAGGCCATCATCGATTCGTCCGATGAAGCGATCTCCGTCGTGGACAGGAACGGGAACGGCCTGTTGATCAATCCCGCCTATACGAGGCTCACGGGCTTGACGCCCGATGAGATTATCGGAAAGCCTGCTACCGTGGATATTTCCGAAGGCGAAAGCATGCACATGCAGGTACTGCGGACCAAAAAGCCAGTCCGGGGAGTGCCGATGAAGCTGGGCCTCAAACGCAAAGACGTCGTCGTAAACGTAGCACCAGTCATGGTTGACGGCGAGTTGAAAGGCAGTGTCGGGGTCATACACGACGTCTCCGAATTCAAGCGGCTGACCGAAGAACTGGAAAAAGCACGCCGCATTATTCGCACGCTGGAGGCGAAATATAGCTTTGCAGACATTATTGGGTACAGTGAGCCCATGCGTGCAGCCATGGATCAAGCACAGAAGGCAGCGTTGACCCCTGCTACCGTATTGCTTCGCGGTGAGTCCGGGACAGGTAAGGAACTGTTCGCACATGCGATTCATAATGCCAGTGAGCGCAAGTACAAGCAGTTCATCCGCGTCAACTGCGCCGCCATTTCCGAAAGCCTGCTGGAGAGCGAGCTGTTCGGTTACGAAGAAGGGGCGTTCACCGGTGCACGCAGGGGCGGCAAGCGCGGGCTTTTTGAAGAAGCGAGCGGTGGTACCATCTTTCTCGATGAAATTGGCGAGCTGTCGATGAGCATGCAGGTCATGCTTCTCCGTGTCCTGCAAGAGCGGGAAGTCGTCCGTGTCGGCGGCACCAAGCCTATCCCTATTGATGTACGGATCATTACCGCGACGCATGTGAATTTGGAATCTGCGATTAGCGCGGGGAAGTTTCGTGAGGACCTGTATTATCGCCTGCACGTCGTTCCCATTCAAATCCCTCCCCTGCGGCAGCGGTTGGAGGATATCAAGCCCTTGGCCATGCACTTGCTCCGAAAATACAATCTGGAGTACGGACGAAACGTGGAAGAAATCGATGAACAGGCTCTGCAACAGCTGCTCTCCTACCACTGGCCAGGAAACGTCCGTGAACTGGAAAATGTATTGGGACGAGCGATGATCCACATGAGGATCTATGAGCGAACCATCCTGCCTGAGCATTTGCCGCCACTGGATCGGAGGCTCGCATCTACAAGCAGTGATCCTCGGAAGGGCACTGGAGCCTCCGGCAAGACATTGAAAGAAGCCGTAGAAGAGGCAGAACGTGACCATATTTTGCGGGAGCTCGCCGCTGCTTCCGGTAATCGCACGTTGGCAGCGAAACGTTTGGATATCTCGATTCGCAGCCTTTACTACAAGCTGGAGAAGCTAGGGATTGTGGAAGATCAGAGTTAA
- a CDS encoding copper transporter: MIPFRYHLLSLAAVFCAMGVGILLGGMAGHSWFTVGEQEVLAKMEAKYDRALKSNNELKQQMSRLLMEVERSNEEVIHLMAMRYSQDLSGSRVFVWNQPGLQPDSITRLLRSVGVDVIPYQEGDSLENGLLLVFARNEPAWLSELPSPRRWVQIEQMPDSPAKQWALLEKVQKMLTEMRVEHEKS, translated from the coding sequence ATGATTCCTTTTCGTTATCACCTCTTATCACTTGCAGCTGTCTTTTGCGCAATGGGGGTAGGGATCCTCTTGGGAGGCATGGCTGGGCATTCCTGGTTCACGGTCGGCGAACAGGAAGTGCTGGCAAAGATGGAGGCAAAATATGATAGGGCCCTGAAAAGCAACAATGAGCTCAAGCAGCAAATGAGTCGTTTGCTCATGGAAGTCGAGCGCAGCAATGAGGAAGTGATACACCTCATGGCGATGCGTTACTCACAGGACCTGTCCGGAAGCAGGGTGTTTGTCTGGAACCAGCCTGGTCTTCAGCCTGATTCCATCACGCGCCTGCTGCGATCTGTCGGCGTGGATGTGATTCCGTACCAGGAGGGAGACTCACTGGAAAATGGACTGCTCCTGGTGTTCGCTCGCAACGAACCAGCTTGGCTGTCTGAATTGCCGTCTCCCCGTCGCTGGGTGCAAATCGAGCAGATGCCTGATTCACCTGCCAAACAGTGGGCTCTTCTGGAAAAAGTGCAGAAAATGTTGACGGAAATGAGGGTGGAGCATGAAAAAAGTTAG